The following coding sequences lie in one Takifugu rubripes chromosome 8, fTakRub1.2, whole genome shotgun sequence genomic window:
- the LOC101073897 gene encoding uncharacterized protein isoform X1 has translation MVKEEQNMTEEGDTSDDVVRESLCEEEKGDDDHKEDEQENKFEDEAQMELPDPVLEEGPSDRQQAADMDQSRQALEEAGKGEPGSPGIEVPFKEKRCTTEEKSELQGHPLTTQSDEGMELKGNMTEQLKEEAFPKESKGEDTDASMAEMDMANEPVTVLDDEFDELEAPRTEIGEQTPASLTADNIVETTEVGVHRDKENKDTGHQERNEETHNTGKEEIQANEKPRDDERHFQSSFTDRVKGLKQAMECEMLNVDPQPPKKEDWRSGRVPPHRRKDDDWIKKEPEDVKEPETQEWRKELKPVRKDIWEPEMGHKETSPEKKSLPKKEDWIKELKSVFKDESLPRKRDDQVKKKRVVLLEDGHSYFPQWEDRDENRQEVTLISHKKMDSPSPPVQDSSESQHQAYEISLYVKAGSDGESIGNCPFSQRLFMILWLKGVIFNVTTVDLKRKPADLQDLAPGTHPPFVTFNGEVKVDVNKIEEFLEEKLTPPRYPRLAPKHPEANTAGIDVFAKFSAYIKNQRKDTNDALEKALLKSLRRLDEFLRTPLPEEIDADASGDLPESSRNFLDGSELTLADCNLLPKLHILKVVAKKYRGFEIPLEMTGVWRYLNCACQREEFSNTCPAEKEILFAYLDVAKRIR, from the exons ATGGTGAAGGAAGAGCAGAATATGACAGAGGAGGGTGATACCAGTGATGATGTTGTTAGAGAGTCCTTgtgtgaggaagagaagggagaCGATGACCATAAAGAGGACGAACAAGAAAACAAATTTGAAGATGAGGCCCAGATGGAGCTTCCAGATCCAGTCTTAGAGGAGGGACCTTCAGACAGACAGCAAGCTGCAGATATGGACCAGTCCAGGCAGGCCTTGGAGGAAGCAGGTAAAGGTGAACCCGGCAGTCCTGGAATCGAGGTCCCATTCAAGGAGAAACGGTGCACAACAGAGGAGAAAAGTGAATTACAGGGCCATCCTTTGACAACCCAGAGTGATGAAGGGATGGAGTTGAAAGGAAACATGACGGAGCAGCTAAAAGAGGAAGCATTTCCTAAAGAGAGTAagggagaagacacagatgCTTCGATGGCAGAGATGGATATGGCGAATGAGCCTGTGACTGTTTTggatgatgagtttgatgagCTGGAGGCCCCTCGTACAGAAATAGGTGAGCAGACGCCTGCTTCACTTACAGCCGACAACATCGTGGAAACAACGGAGGTTGGAGTTCACCGTGATAAGGAAAATAAGGACACTGGACATCAGGAGCGGAATGAAGAGACACATAACACTGGAAAAGAAGAGATTCAAGCAAATGAGAAGCCCAGAGACGATGAAAGACATTTTCAATCGAGTTTTACTGACAGAGTGAAAGGATTGAAACAAGCGATGGAGTGTGAGATGTTGAATGTTGACCCTCAGCCACCAAAGAAAGAAGACTGGAGGTCAGGAAGAGTCCCACcacacaggagaaaagatgACGACTGGATTAAAAAAGAACCTGAGGACGTAAaagaaccagagacacaagaatGGAGGAAAGAACTAAAGCCAGTGAGGAAAGACATCTGGGAACCTGAGATGGGACACAAGGAGACATCTCCAGAGAAGAAAAGTCTGCCAAAGAAGGAGGACTGGATAAAGGAGCTGAAGTCTGTATTCAAAGATGAATCCTTGCCCAGAAAGAGAGACGATCAAGTGAAGAAAAAGCGTGTGGTGCTTTTGGAAGATGGGCATTCTTATTTCCCTCAGTGGGAGGACAGGGATGAAAACAGACAGGAGGTGACACTGATCTCCCATAAGAAGATGGACAGCCCCTCACCTCCTGTGCAGGACAGCTCAGAAAGCCAACACCAGGCCTATGAAATTTCACTCTATGTCAAG gcGGGCAGCGATGGAGAAAGCATCGGCAACTGCCCTTTCTCTCAAAGGCTCTTTATGATCCTCTGGCTCAAAGGCGTCATCTTCAACGTCACCACTGTTGACCTAAAGAG GAAGCCAGCCGACCTTCAGGACCTGGCTCCGGGAACCCACCCTCCATTTGTCACCTTTAACGGCGAGGTAAAGGTGGACGTGAACAAGATCGAGGAattcctggaggagaaactaaCCCCGCCACG TTACCCCAGACTGGCCCCCAAACATCCTGAAGCCAACACAGCAGGCATAGATGTGTTCGCCAAATTCTCAGCTTACATCAAAAACCAGCGGAAAGACACCAACGACG CTTTAGAGAAAGCCTTGCTCAAGTCTCTCCGCCGCCTGGATGAATTCCTGAGGACTCCCCTGCCCGAGGAGATCGATGCGGATGCCTCAGGAGACCTGCCCGAGTCCTCCAGAAACTTCCTCGATGGCTCTGAGCTAACTCTGGCTGACTGTAACCTGCTACCCAAATTACATATTCTTAAG GTGGTTGCCAAGAAATACCGCGGCTTTGAGATTCCATTGGAGATGACGGGCGTGTGGCGATATTTAAACTGTGCCTGCCAGCGGGAGGAGTTCAGTAACACCTGTCCCGCTGAGAAGGAAATCCTATTTGCATACCTGGACGTGGCAAAACGAATCAGATAA
- the LOC101073897 gene encoding chloride intracellular channel protein 4 isoform X2, producing MSLYDIAVQKLGFPTIELFVKAGSDGESIGNCPFSQRLFMILWLKGVIFNVTTVDLKRKPADLQDLAPGTHPPFVTFNGEVKVDVNKIEEFLEEKLTPPRYPRLAPKHPEANTAGIDVFAKFSAYIKNQRKDTNDALEKALLKSLRRLDEFLRTPLPEEIDADASGDLPESSRNFLDGSELTLADCNLLPKLHILKVVAKKYRGFEIPLEMTGVWRYLNCACQREEFSNTCPAEKEILFAYLDVAKRIR from the exons ATGTCTCTTTATGACATTGCAGTTCAAAAACTGGGCTTCCCTACAATTGAGCTGTTTGTAAAG gcGGGCAGCGATGGAGAAAGCATCGGCAACTGCCCTTTCTCTCAAAGGCTCTTTATGATCCTCTGGCTCAAAGGCGTCATCTTCAACGTCACCACTGTTGACCTAAAGAG GAAGCCAGCCGACCTTCAGGACCTGGCTCCGGGAACCCACCCTCCATTTGTCACCTTTAACGGCGAGGTAAAGGTGGACGTGAACAAGATCGAGGAattcctggaggagaaactaaCCCCGCCACG TTACCCCAGACTGGCCCCCAAACATCCTGAAGCCAACACAGCAGGCATAGATGTGTTCGCCAAATTCTCAGCTTACATCAAAAACCAGCGGAAAGACACCAACGACG CTTTAGAGAAAGCCTTGCTCAAGTCTCTCCGCCGCCTGGATGAATTCCTGAGGACTCCCCTGCCCGAGGAGATCGATGCGGATGCCTCAGGAGACCTGCCCGAGTCCTCCAGAAACTTCCTCGATGGCTCTGAGCTAACTCTGGCTGACTGTAACCTGCTACCCAAATTACATATTCTTAAG GTGGTTGCCAAGAAATACCGCGGCTTTGAGATTCCATTGGAGATGACGGGCGTGTGGCGATATTTAAACTGTGCCTGCCAGCGGGAGGAGTTCAGTAACACCTGTCCCGCTGAGAAGGAAATCCTATTTGCATACCTGGACGTGGCAAAACGAATCAGATAA
- the urp2 gene encoding urotensin II-related peptide translates to MFHNLPVKVAVMLLILRTGVEAAPTERGFLKPHPPLSHSPASPAVSAAQNPSLYLKNWLLSSSPAADGTTASVGRWAAGTNSARSHPDSAGLGKRAQMLKMIAALEELQRAVNSTLSSRITVMSRANGRNSGRKNKASPAATGGVKPTTLAPAAGDSTADVTGQNLKKSQSKKTKRVCFWKYCSQN, encoded by the exons ATGTTTCACAACTTGCCTGTGAAGGTGGCCGTGATGCTCCTGATTCTCAGGACAGGAGTGGAGGCAGCACCGACCGAGAGAG GATTTCTGAAACCTCACCCCCCTCTCAGTCATTCCCCGGCCTCCCCCGCTGTGTCGGCAGCACAAAATCCAAGCCTGTACCTGAAGAACTGGCTTCTGAGCAGCAGCCCGGCAGCGGACGGGACTACGGCGTCCGTGGGCAGATGGGCCGCAGGGACGAACTCTGCGAGGAGCCACCCTGACTCAGCCGGTCTGGGGAAACGAGCGCAGATGCTGAAGATGATCGCAGCcttggaggagctgcagagggctGTCAACAGCACGCTGAGCTCGCGCATCACCGTCATGTCGCGAG CTAACGGCAGGAATTCAGGAAGGAAGAATAAAGCA AGTCCTGCTGCTACCGGTGGGGTGAAGCCCACCACTCTGGCCCCCGCAGCAGGGGACAGCACTGCAGATGTAACCGGTCAAAATCTTAAAAAGTCCCAAAGCAAGAAGACCAAACGAG TTTGCTTCTGGAAGTACTGCTCCCAAAACTGA